The following nucleotide sequence is from Hylaeus volcanicus isolate JK05 chromosome 3, UHH_iyHylVolc1.0_haploid, whole genome shotgun sequence.
CAAGTTTTTCCCTGTATCTCGCGAGGAAGCATGCACCAGGACCATTCTATCGAATTGGAGTACTCTGCCATCCAATCACTGACCACCGAGTTCATCGTTGACGTAAGAAATTCAGTTCTTCCGTCCTTctacaaatttatacaattctgcaaatattttgCTATATAGAAACTGGAGACTGTTCCAAGACTATGCGAGTCGACTGAGAGGAAGGAAGACTTGCACTCGAAggacattgaaatattaacaggtaatacaaattcatttaaatagaTGATCCTGCATTTACTGTTATACCGTAAGTATTACGCTGCAAATTGTTCGTTGCGCTTACTCATGTTAACGTGCACGCTTCGAGCCGAGGAATGGAGCATCGTTTCCTACGACGAGCTATTACCAAGGATCGTGGACATAGAAATGTCTGTGGAGAGACATTTGGCAAAGAGATTCGTCGACTCGAATTCATACATCTTGATGCAGCGCAAGGAAACTCGCAAAAAAGAACCGATTCTTCATCTCCTTTCTTCCGAGTATGTTATCGGTACGTCCAAATCTACGCTCTCTTAAGTAACAAATCTCCAAACCGTTCTACGTTTCTTCGAAATGTCTCCTCGAGTGgcacataaatttattcgatccCTTAAAGTGAGCTTTACGCTTGAAAGGATCGCGAATTTTTTGCCAAGAACATTGTTATGGGTACTCCGACGTCTACAACAGTCTTCGGCTGCAAGTCCGCAATTTACCGTTCTCTGAAATTGATTCAGGGGAAATTATCGGTCTTATTTAGTAATGCAAGGAAGGAAATGTTCTCTGCAGATATGGGGCACGTGATCGTGGAACTTTCCGCTCATTGCTCCGCCATGATAATTAACTACGGCCCTTGGAACGTGGAAatgcgaatgaaaaaattgaagaagaagaacgccCTGGCGAAATCTGGCATCTCGGTGCAATTCGAGAAACACGCGAAGTTAATGGCCGGCGATTGCGCTGTTCTTCGCGTAACATGGCATCCGAGTCGAGAGATCTATAAAGAGAGAATCACGCGAGTCGTGCACGCCATTTACATAGAGGTGACTAGCGGATTCCATTGTACGACAAAACAAGTTTTCTCGAGTCGCTTTTAATAGTGCTCGAGGGAAAAGAAGAATTGTTTGCCTTTGGAGTATCGAACAGAAATCGTTTTACTCGAAAGGCAATGTTTCTATAGGTATTCTATAGGTATAGGTGTTTCAGGTGATACACGGATGCACGATCCCTGTGACCATAAAAGGAACAGTGACCTACCCCTTCGTCACGTCGAACATCAAATCCTTGGACTTTCGTGACGTCGTCGTGGGGGAGTGCTTGATCATGAACATCTTGATAAAAAACGAGTAATATTCAATACTTTCTATCGTTACCGCTCCAATCTAACTTTTCATCTCATTTACTCTTCTTCGTGACGATTCAACTTTTTAAGGGAAAAACTTACACTCTTACCTCGcttatgtttacatttttattgtatcattACGCTTTACTTTGTAGAGGATTGGTCGATTGCGAGTGGGAAGCAAAAGTGTCACGTGCACGTAAGAAGCAAGAAGAATGCTCGTTTCACGTGCAATACGAGTCGAATCGTTGTCCACCGGGTCGCTCGGAAGTAATTCGCGTGTGCTTCGCGCCTCGAAGATCGGTAATAAAGAAACTACGAAGTTACATACTCGAAATGGAAGTGAAAGTGTAGTCAGAAAGGTCCTGTTTCTTTCAGTGTCACGCGGAAGCGAAATTAGAAATACTCGTGAGAATGAGCTTGGAGACGCTGGTAGTCGCTTTGACAGGGCACGGTGTCGAGAAGAGCCTGAACGTAATTGATTCAGTCGTTCGATTCTTGCCGGTAGTGCCATTTACTGAGATCCAGGAGGCAATTTTCACGGTTGAGAACAGCTGCGATTATCCAGTGGAATTTTTCTGGCACCATCTAGACAAGTAACGGGCACCATTAACTTGAAGTAGGATTAAGGAAAATTGTACTGATAAATTATCTGCCTTTGGtctagtataaaatatatagtagCATATTAGGGTAAAGGCAGCTAAACTGCTAAATTTGTCTCAATGTCAGCTTTCATAACGTGTACAAAAAATCCCATGGTTCTTGATACAGCCTCAGCATCTGGACCAAAAAAACAGCAATCATATTAAATAGGCCTCTTCGaatcttcaaaattttttcctgtaagatttttttgtatctacGACCATTGTCGCTCTGTAACAGTTTATCTGACTCACCCCGTATATATAACAGATACTCTTTGCCTTCAGTAGTTTTAgcattaattaacaaatgaaGGATTCCACGAACCCTGAGAAAAAAACGACGCTTTTTAAGCTCCTTTCAGGCGGAAGATCAAGTCATAAACACGCTCTTGGATTATTACGAAGTCGAGGAACTCCTCCTGCCCCTCAGGAAGCCTGGGGAACCCCTGCCACAgcatttgataaatttttacaaCGACCTCCTCGACGATACATCTCCAACTAAATCAATCGAATTCGTGGATAAACAAGACGAAGTTCAGCTCGAAACTAAGAGACGTAAGTGTCACAGTAACGTGTAGTGTTAAACATTGTTCATCGAAGCGAAGAGGCTTCTATCTCGAGATAAAGATGAACTTGTGCcgctaattttatttgtgtttcgCTACTATTTACTTTCCGAGGCAGTGTCAGTGTTCGTTTAAACGTAAACCATGAACCGAAACGTACAGCAGATATACTTCCCTGGTTTAAGGTTACGCGGATAGTCTGGACGACACTCCATACTTCCTGAATAAAACGAGGGACCCAGTGAGAGAACTTTTCGAGAGTATCGAGCGGAAATCCGCTCCGTCGAACAATCTTCCGGATCCTGCGAGGCCGGAGAGAAAAGTCTGCATTATTTTCCACGGAGCTCCTTTCGCTGGTACtttatagtaatattataCGTACGCCCATTCACAACTCAAGATTAACTCACGGTAACAGTGCTAAACAAGTAACCATGCAAGAGACGAGCGAAAGTCCTGCatacaaatttcaagtatGGAATAACAGATAAGCAACACTCCCATTGCTAAACTTGAATTACAGTAgtcaaaaataaatctcaGTTCTggttatttgtaattaatagactgcggaagtttatgcaaatgcatatttttataagaaatagttaaaagaatgggacgtagacagaaatttgtttcgaaattagagtgctataaaaatatattttttatgttgcatattttgcatatttatgttttaacatatgcaataatatattgcatatgttatttatcgtGCTTATGTGAAATATCTATTTCGACAAATTAGTTTCGTCTATCACCATACTTTCGTATCATAATTGTGTAGTGTTTACACCAATACAGCCCATATGATACCATATTTCTGTAACCTTGTGTTGCTAATCGACCGTTAGGTGTGACAGTTTGTATTTCGATTTCGAATACTTCACTTCAATTATCGCAGTTAATATGATCTCTGTGAaaaagtgaatatatttaagtgtcttttaattctctaaaaatgccaaaagtaaaaaaaagtagaaaagcaTTAATGCTAAATtggataattttgttattaacgataacgacaataatgataacgatGACAGAAGCATTCATTGcaaaatttggaataaaaatgtgaagtgTGAAAGGAAATCGCATTTAAACCAACACATACATACCGGCACACATAACAGGAAAATCTAAAAAACTGGTAATTCATGTGAAACAGAGGAACATatgaatagtataatatatcTAAAAAGTATTCCTGGTGATTGCGGTgaaaagattagaaaaaaatgtaaaagaaggattttctacagtaggattttctacattatcgaaaatttctaatattttaaataacgagggCATTCAAGGACCAATAAGTGTGCCGGAACAATGttgttctaaatttaaatacgcacCGATTACTTCGTGTGACGTAGAGCGATCGTTCtccgcgtataaattaattttgacagaCAAATGCCACCAACTAACACCATTAAACTTGGAAAAAAtgcacataatttattgtcacgcgaattataatataccagaataattatgaaaagtattttatatatgtgtacatagcgaatattctgtaacatactaatatattacttgttatactaaattttattcaaagttttcgtgcatattttgcatatttttcatgcatatttttcatgcatattttgcatatgcatgttacatagttatcgtgcataaacttccgcagtctaataattaatataggTTATTATATAGCGTGTGTTATTTGACAAACGAAACATGGTAGAAACGTGCATATTCTTCGTGTAGacgtttgttaatttttaattaattatcaacaATGAATACTGGAGTTTCGAATGGGAATATTTAAAGTGAACCaagtgaatattttagaataccAAGAAACAGCATGCAGAAGTGCAAGGGTCCTAAACGTTCCCGTATTATCCATCGACAAAGCCATCATGGAAGCCATTGCTCTAGGTGACAGTTCCTCTTCGATCAGGCTACGACAAGCCATCGACGACGCTTACCAAAACTACATAGACGCTCACGAGAGGCACAAGTATGATCCATGATCCCCAATTCTATTTCCTGCGATACTTTATAAACGACAGTTCATTTTAAACCATCCAGAGTGTTTACTTAGAGCCGATCGTTAATGGGAACGAGAGAAATGATGGTCCAGgtcgataataatttcattttcataactCATCGAAGATTCTCGTCCATTAGGGAGCGTCTGGCTGCCCAGACTGTCCTCAGGACCGACGAGATCGATTCCGATGATACGAGGAAGGGAAGAAGAGGTCACGGAGGGACGAAATCATCTGCGAGCGAGAAATCTTCCAAGAGCTCTACCAGGAAACAGAGAAAAGGAGAGGTTCAAAAATCTCCTGAAACCGAGGAGAAACGTCTGAATGTCCAAAAAGAAGCCATCCTTCTTCGACTTCCGACGGAGCCTGATCCTTCGAtcgaattcaataaaattcccGCCTCTGAGACGCTGGAAACGTTGGATCCTTTGAGCAGATACGAGTACAAGGTTCAGGCCATATCGCAGCTGGAGAGGATAGTTGGTCAAGTCAGGGAATCGCCACGGGATAAAGTCAGCGCGAGGACTGGCGACAGAAGTGCCAGGAGCAGGAAGGACCCATCGTTCCTTGGAATGGGGACTGAACTATTTGCTGAAGTTCTCGTGGAACGGTACGATTGACGGGTTCGGAGCTGAAATCGGTCATGTCCATTCCTTCTTAGCATTTTCCTGAATTTTCAAGCGTTAGATTTCACTCTTGCTCCATTCGCGTTCCACAGATTATCCGCGGGAGATTTCAAACGAGGATTCGTCCTGCAGAGCTTAGAGAGCAACTTCTTGCGCATCAGCATCGTCGAAAACCTGATCCTCCTATTGAAAACCGTGGGCCACGCTGAGTACTTCCTTTTCGTTACCTTCCTGAACTCCCTGGCTGATTACAACCGCAAAGTCGACGAACTTCGTCAGGATTACGGTAAAgcgatatcaattttaatacgaGGAGTATAGAAAATGCATCTTCATCTTCGCAACAGAGAAGACGATGGATCGTGCAGAGAGAATCCGGGATATCGACGGGATGTCGTTGTCTGAATACGATTTACTCGACGACGAGGACAAGAAGATGTATCTGGAAGCCGTCTTGCCAGGAAAGAGGGCGAGAGCTTTGCTCAGACGAGCTCAATTTACCGAACGGATGTCACAACGTAGACAAAGAAAAGTTAGAACCATGTTCAACCACATTCGACCAAGTTTTATTATGTGTATCACTCGACTGCGAGTAGagattaaaataacaatggtTCAAAGTTTATAGAACTATATATCTCTTCAggaacgattttttttttgttattattaaatttttgttccttttattactgacagtaattataagaaactaaacgtccacatatGTAACCAAGGGCGAGAAGAGATTAATCATATTTGactaatttttattgtgtCCATCACTCAACTATAACCAaactagaaattaaaataaagtaacaatGCTTCAAAGCCTATAGCACTATATTCAACCACATTTGACCAAGTTTTATTACGTCTATCACGGCTATTTATTACGGCTACAACAAACCAGGGATTAATACAAAGTAACAACGATTCCGAGCCTCCACTAGCAGTAAACACTGATCATTAGAATGATTGCAGGCTGTAGAGGCACGCAAAAATGCAAACAGCGGGTCGATTCgacgttaattttttatccaaACGTAACTGTTCCGCAGGAAAGTCGTGGCCGTGTTCCGAGATCAAAGACACCCAAGGGAAAAGGAAGCTTAAAGTCGACGAGGCGCAAGCAGACGGGCAATAAAAGGTCCGCGAGTTCGAGACCAGCTTCCAGCAAACGGGAGACCGGCAGTAAAGCAACGAGGAGCAGAGACAGCTCGAAACGCAGTAAGATCCGCTTGAGAAAGAGTCGAGACGATGAAATTGAGGAAGTAAAATGGCACGGGGGATGTTGCGAGCCAATTTGTGCGGAACAAGAGCGATACGCGAGCCGCGATACTCGCAGACGCAATTAAATTAAGGCGGACTAGACAATTGGAAGGTGAAATCAGGTGGAGGATTATGGGAAATAACCGTGcgttgcgaaaaaaaaaaagaaataaaagttttacagatttttagaataagaaaaataaagctcTTCGGATTTTTGGAATAAATAGAGTTACAGACTTACGATCagattatttgttaaatggAACTCGATTCACT
It contains:
- the LOC128873774 gene encoding hydrocephalus-inducing protein homolog, encoding MSLETLVVALTGHGVEKSLNVIDSVVRFLPVVPFTEIQEAIFTVENSCDYPVEFFWHHLDNSFQAEDQVINTLLDYYEVEELLLPLRKPGEPLPQHLINFYNDLLDDTSPTKSIEFVDKQDEVQLETKRRYADSLDDTPYFLNKTRDPVRELFESIERKSAPSNNLPDPARPERKVCIIFHGAPFAEYQETACRSARVLNVPVLSIDKAIMEAIALGDSSSSIRLRQAIDDAYQNYIDAHERHKERLAAQTVLRTDEIDSDDTRKGRRGHGGTKSSASEKSSKSSTRKQRKGEVQKSPETEEKRLNVQKEAILLRLPTEPDPSIEFNKIPASETLETLDPLSRYEYKVQAISQLERIVGQVRESPRDKVSARTGDRSARSRKDPSFLGMGTELFAEVLVERLSAGDFKRGFVLQSLESNFLRISIVENLILLLKTVGHAEYFLFVTFLNSLADYNRKVDELRQDYEKTMDRAERIRDIDGMSLSEYDLLDDEDKKMYLEAVLPGKRARALLRRAQFTERMSQRRQRKVRTMFNHIRPSFIMCITRLRVEIKITMVQSL